The Perca fluviatilis chromosome 2, GENO_Pfluv_1.0, whole genome shotgun sequence genome includes a region encoding these proteins:
- the LOC120574575 gene encoding uncharacterized protein LOC120574575: MEGTRTSLCLFLLLNQLSFCPTDADRDQSTMQPYSHKTEDQGTSSTPAVEPSLTTTGHTNSPDTDTNGTRANCLIDTEMGLIAIGSAGGLIFCLLVATMVLACQVCLIQGRVYAPRTSRSNMDFVSGTGYWGIDRPEVGGLVGPCDASVMLEEVKEDSKMEKEGQAEIRQTREEARAGLEEGATTMAFDPEGKAYQMQSSSSKDSSLEVPRDLEDMPLVV; the protein is encoded by the coding sequence ATGGAAGGCACCCGgacttctctctgtctgtttctcctgCTCAACCAGCTGTCATTCTGTCCTACTGATGCCGACCGAGACCAATCAACCATGCAGCCGTATTCGCACAAAACAGAAGATCAAGGAACCAGCTCAACCCCTGCTGTGGAGCCCAGCCTCACTACCACTGGccacacaaactcacctgaTACAGACACCAATGGCACTCGTGCCAATTGCTTGATTGACACAGAGATGGGTCTGATTGCTATAGGTTCAGCAGGGGGGCTGATTTTCTGCCTGCTAGTTGCCACCATGGTATTGGCATGCCAGGTCTGCCTCATTCAAGGCCGTGTTTATGCCCCACGAACCTCCCGGTCCAACATGGACTTTGTGAGCGGTACGGGCTACTGGGGCATTGACCGGCCGGAGGTCGGAGGACTGGTTGGGCCGTGTGATGCCAGTGTCATGCTCGAGGAGGTGAAAGAAGACAGcaagatggagaaagagggaCAGGCTGAAATACGACAGACAAGGGAGGAGGCTAGGGCAGGACTTGAGGAAGGGGCTACAACAATGGCTTTTGATCCTGAAGGGAAGGCTTATCAGATGCAGAGCTCCAGCTCCAAGGACTCCAGTCTGGAGGTTCCCAGGGATCTAGAGGACATGCCCCTTGTTGTGTAA